Part of the Streptomyces antimycoticus genome, GTCGATGCGGTCGCCGTTCGGCACGAGTGGCTTTTGGCGATGGCCACAGTGCGTGCCGTAGGCGTTGGCCCGCGTGGCGGCGGTGTCCCAGGTGTCGACGAGTCCGCCACGGTTGAGCAGCCTGGTGTAGACCCGGTTGTCGTGGGCGACGGAGTTGAAGTCACCGGTCACGAGAAATGGCCTGGAGGGGGGACGGTTGGAGATCCAGTCACCGATGAGAGCGGCACTCTTCAGGCGGACGTCCTGGCTTTGGGGTCCGTTGTCGAAGTGGGTGTTGAGTACGTAGAACTTTCGTCCCCCGTCGTGCTTGTCCTTGAAGAGGATCCAGGTGGCCGTGCGGACGTGCTGGCCGCCCCATGTGTTCGAGCCGACCGTGTGGGGATTGCCCGAGAGCCAGAACGTGTGGTGATCGACGACCTGCAGACGGCGGACGTCGTAGAAGATCGCATTGATCGTGCCGTTGCGGCCGCCCTCAGCACCCTCGCCGAGCCAGCGGTAGTTCTCTCCGAGGTCACGGCCGACCTGGCTCACCTGCCGGTAGGTGGCGCCTTCCTGAGTGCCCACAATATGCGGCTGTGCCTGCCGTAACATCGCCTTCGCCACCGGCCTGCGCTTCGACCACTTCGGCCCCGTGGTGCCCTGACCTTCAAGGTTGTACGTCATGATCTGCAGTTGGGGCTCTGGCTCTCGACTCCCCATGCGGATGGCGCAGGGAGAGCCGCACTCGCAAGAGGTGCTGCGATGGCCGTGGCCAACGCGGCCTTCAGGCCGGCACGTCGGGTAAACCGACTCTTGTCCCACACGAAAAGGCTCCCTCAAGGCGCAGGGTGATGGTGTGTAAACCTGACAGGCAGCAGAGTGCCGGGCACCCGCCCTCAACACATCACGGACTCCGCGCATTCATCCGTACGCGGCTCTGCGCGTTCAGGTGTACGCCAAACGTCCCCGATCCGTGCGTGAAAGGCTCTTGCGCCGGGCCGCCGCCCTATAGTCCGCTGACCCCCATGAGGAGCATGAGGGTCATGAGCGTCATGAGGAAGCGGAGCCTGGCCACCCTGAGCGCCGCGCTGGTCGTGGGTTCGCTCTGCGCGGGCGCACCGCAACCGCGGGCGGAGGCCGCCGACTCCGGCGGGGGCGTTCCGGCGCCGCCGGCCGGTTCCGCCACGGGACTCGGGGTCGATCTCGACACCGTGACGATCCCCGAACTCCAGGCGCGCATGGCGGGCGGCTCGCTGACCTCGTCGGCGCTGACCAGCGCCTATCTGCGGCGGATCAAGGCCATCGACCCCACGATCCACGCGGTGCTGCGCACCGACCCGACCGCCCTGCGGCAGGCGGCCGCCAGCGACGTCAGGCACCGGCACGGCGCCACCCGCGGCCCGCTCGACGGCATCCCGGTCCTGCTCAAGGACAACGTGAACACCCGCGGCCTGCCCACGACCGCCGGGTCGCTGGCGCTGGCCGGCAGCCCGCCGGACACGGATGCCGCCCTGGTGACGCGACTGCGCGACGCGGGGGTGGTGATCCTCGGCAAGACCAATCTGTCCGAGTGGGCCAACTTCCGTGCCGCTAAGCCGACTTCGGGCTGGTCGGCCGTGGGTGGGCAGACCAACAACCCCTACGTACTGGACCGGAACCCATGCGGCTCGTCCGCCGGTTCGGGCGCCGCGCTCGCCGCGTCGCTGGCGCAGGTGGCGATCGGTACCGAGACGGACGGCTCCATCGTGTGCCCGGCCGGGATGAACGGGGTGGTCGGCCACAAGCCCAGTCTCGGCCTCGTCAGCCAGGACGGAGTGGTCCCGATCTCCGCCGAGCAGGACACCGCCGGGCCCATGGCG contains:
- a CDS encoding endonuclease/exonuclease/phosphatase family protein; this translates as MTYNLEGQGTTGPKWSKRRPVAKAMLRQAQPHIVGTQEGATYRQVSQVGRDLGENYRWLGEGAEGGRNGTINAIFYDVRRLQVVDHHTFWLSGNPHTVGSNTWGGQHVRTATWILFKDKHDGGRKFYVLNTHFDNGPQSQDVRLKSAALIGDWISNRPPSRPFLVTGDFNSVAHDNRVYTRLLNRGGLVDTWDTAATRANAYGTHCGHRQKPLVPNGDRIDWILSDPMVTTDHTETNIFTKNNLRPSDHLAVQAWVRLR
- a CDS encoding amidase family protein; translated protein: MRKRSLATLSAALVVGSLCAGAPQPRAEAADSGGGVPAPPAGSATGLGVDLDTVTIPELQARMAGGSLTSSALTSAYLRRIKAIDPTIHAVLRTDPTALRQAAASDVRHRHGATRGPLDGIPVLLKDNVNTRGLPTTAGSLALAGSPPDTDAALVTRLRDAGVVILGKTNLSEWANFRAAKPTSGWSAVGGQTNNPYVLDRNPCGSSAGSGAALAASLAQVAIGTETDGSIVCPAGMNGVVGHKPSLGLVSQDGVVPISAEQDTAGPMARNVIDTALTFSVLSGGRGESKLTSPGGLRGKRIGLWRLPSLGPEVDAVMTRTAKRLRTAGAEVVEVTPPYQQRLAELEFPALLSEFHRDIDAYLATREGPRNLAELIEFNRTHPGEQTCFAGQELFEQALAAPATTDPEYRAMRAELKDLSRRSIDETMATHHLDAIASPTNPPAWTTDCARGDNDVIPSSTPAAVAGYPSLSVPAGFVDELPVGLLLMAGDHEDGELLSLGAAAERRLHAWRAPRYLPSVGTGAAR